From Arachis stenosperma cultivar V10309 chromosome 2, arast.V10309.gnm1.PFL2, whole genome shotgun sequence, one genomic window encodes:
- the LOC130963359 gene encoding uric acid degradation bifunctional protein TTL-like, with translation MVMTSPFFSLEHAITVARDIWFRKVNVSCWLETISTRSCSNQYLKMANEVTMQELHEWGSMYEKKFRYVFVTCASGKTFEDILAKLKKHDVVELNIASKEEMKYIELHITEFLSKKSAQTTDKGDVSAEYSGEIVNDTLDGVETDSEDNLDDISSGGIDISRKFELNKVLEEDNETLYT, from the exons ATGGTTATGACCTCTCCATTCTTTTCATTGGAACATGCAATTACTGTTGCTAGAGACATATGGTTCCGTAAGGTGAATGTTAGTTGTTGGTTGGAGACAATATCAACACGATCTTGTTCTAACCAATACTTGAAAATGGCAAACGAAGTTACTATGCAG GAACTTCATGAATGGGGATCAATGTACGAGAAGAAATTTAGATATGTTTTTGTGACATGTGCATCTGGTAAGACCTTTGAAGACATACTTGCTAAATTAAag AAACACGATGTTGTTGAGTTGAATATTGCTTCAAAAGAGGAAATGAAGTATATAGAATTGCATATTACAGAGTTTCTTTCCAAGAAATCTGCCCAAACTACCGACAAAGGAGATG TGTCAGCTGAATATTCAGGTGAAATAGTTAATGACACTCTAGATGGGGTAGAAACTGATTCAGAAGACAATTTAGATGATATCTCCTCCGGTGGAATTGACATCTCCAGGAAGTTTGAGCTCAATAAGGTTCTGGAAGAAGACAATGAAACTTTATACACCTAA